GCACCGATTTTCGTTGCGTAAAGTCTACCTTCCTCACTGTCCACTTGCCGTTCCTTCCTTAGAtccgatttatttccaattacaGCCAACACCATAGTTTCTTCGACGTTTCTACGAAGTTCTGCTACCCATCCTTTTATTGCTACGAATGTGTCGTACTGCGTTAAATCGAATACCAGCATCGCCGCGTTAGCATTTCGATAATACATTGGCGCCATCGATTTGAATCTCTCTTGTCCAGCAGTATCCCAGACCTGCGCCAACAAAGAAACTAAACTCACATCCACGATATGCTCGGTCGGTCTGTTGCCGACTAACTACAATTTCAAATACTATATTTTTTTCCCGTTCAGgaaatctttttattttctatacatGTCATGTGAGGGGAAAGTTACCAGCGCCAGTACCAATCAAAATCCGTCTTCCTTTGAACAGGTTTTTCCATTCGCGCCGGCGTTAATAATTTTTCCTTCACGTAGCACAAATCCGTGTCATTAAGAATTACGGTACAACAGCGACGTTAAACTATAGTACGTTCTATTAGTCGATTAAATGGATCCAAACAAAATCACGTGACTTCGCCTGGACCATATTGACAAGAAGCTATTTCCAAAACACACACAAATACAACAAAATTAACAAAAGTTATTATTTACATGTGTAACAAATAATGAATCATTTTATAATTCTATATGCATTATGTTAATATAAGAAAATAGATATGTgaagatataaaataatatacagtTACTCCCACTCATATTTGTACATTATACCAGCATCCAGTACAATACGCTACCTTTACCTACAaaacagttttatttttctttgtttacaaacataaaaaaatgaattaataCTTTGATGATCATTGTGTCTTACTACTTTTATCAGTCGATTAGGCAtggatttaactaatttttctgTTATGTTGCTAATAATATTATGCCATTTGATTAGTAACTTTTCTTTTAGTTGGTTTACATTTCTTATGTCACATTTTTGCACCTTAGCTTTTAATTCTGCctataattttcaattagatTTATATCCAGGTTCTGTGAAAGGGTTTCCATTACCTTAGAACAGTTATACAAAAGCGATTGTCGAGTTGCATATGCCTTATGCTCTGGATTATTATCttggtaaaatttaaaattgttacgaaTACCCAAACAATCCGCAGAATCAtgtacattttcttttaatatatttatatatttatacgtgtTCATAACACCATCGATAAACACAAGATTAGCCACTCCAGCAGCAGAAAAACACCCTCATATTATAATGTATTTCACAGTGGACCAAAGGTTTGAACTTTCAAAACTTGTATTTGGCTTACTCCACACAATTTGTCTACTACCTAACTGAAAGTCGTTGAACTTACTTATATCAGTGAAATTGTCTTTTTCTAACCTTCATACGTCCATTTAACGTGCTCTTTTGcaaattacttttttaaaatatattttatggtCCATATATTAACTGTACGAATACAACTGAGAAGTAGTTTTTCTGACTAGatacatttttttgtattttctgtaattttaataaatgaaatgTGAAACTAGGTTGTAAATAGTAATAACTTAATGTAATAATGAAAGTTTGataagaataaatgaaaagtaCTAATaagaaatatgatttttttcttttatactaGACGCTCGTACAGTGCACGAATATGAGCGGGAGTAATTGTACCTGATTCGTTTATAGTAGTATTAGGTTTAAGGTTATTAACAACAACATCATCCAGTTTCCAAATCTTCGTTAGATGAATGTAATTGGGTTTAGTTCAGAATGATACAGTGAtagttgaaatataattttattatgacTCTTTGCCATTTCGTTgacgattttcaattatttgcGCGTCTTTTCGATCCAGTGAGCATTAAACCCACAATACATCCCTGCCTAGGACTTTGCATCACATAGCGGATCAATGAAGTTTTGATTATGTAACTAGCTCTGTTTACATTCAACTTCACCTTTTCGTAAAACGTACGTACTGTAGATTCTTATATATACCGGGTCGTAAAAAAGTTAACATGTCATAAATGCACATATGACACAAAGTGCGTTTCAATCTCCAATTTGTAGAATATGGGTTACTAGTGTCATTCTACCAATCGCAAGCCTTCGTGCCTTTGTGACGTCACAACAACTTTTTTACTCTCCGATATCTATAGGACATAGTTTCAAGTCTGTTCTTCAGAAGTAAGATCTTCAGTTATGACACTACAATAACAAGTTATTATaatggaataaattttacgaatatgttgcaatttattgaaaaatgtgaaaaaagtAGCAAAgataaaaaggaaaatttaaCCTTTTCGGACCTGACGGTTACATAGTATAGTTACAATCAATAGCTCAATTTCGTTTTGgcagacataaaattttcaacttTCTTTTATGTCATTCTATAGTGTTTAACGTGTATAATCCCAAAATGTAAGTTTTAATTGGCGGAAATTATACGTTTTAGAGTTATTAATGgtatattacaactgtatttcgaTTGTACATATACATCTGCGGCACATGTGCTGCATTAACGTGCAATCATCGCTTATCTTTTCTTTCATGTACACGTTGCGACGtcgtaacaaaataaaaatagctTAACCTTAATCTAATTCTAATTAATAAAAACTAATACTAATCACATGATATTAACAAAACATTACATTCGTACAAAATAGTTTTCGGCAAAAGTTCTACTTTTACTAAAACAAGAAATCTAATGacaaacaaaaatattgaaaaatgaaaattttatgacGACCAAAACGAAGTTTAATcaatattttatgtataattatgaaatttgcaataattttttctaatatattttacatcgtgTGTTTACAATTTACCCAAAACTACTTCAAAACAAATTATCGATTAGTAAAACCGGATCGAAGATTGTACCTAGGTCCAAAAGAGTTATATATATGATTTGTTTTaggttttaattttattatcattgTACCTGTAGTATTATTTTTGCATTTATCAAGTTCAGTTTGCATGTGAAAAAGGACGCGCCAACTGTAGGATTTACACTGTTGTTGAATACTTTTCCGACGTAACGTATGATCATACTTGTTTTTCCAACATCTAAAAAATGAATAGATCATGCACTCTGTCAGAATAAGGAACttcaatttatttaaagaatgGGAAAACAAGTGCACATGCAAATAAAGATAATAATATGTGTTTGATTATAAGACGAGCAATATCGTTTATTTGATAACAAAATATGCGATCTAATCAACTGAATTGATACATGTGCGTGTATAGATTACACCTGAAAACTAACCTAAATCGTCTTCGCGAGCAACGAGCGACAGTGAGCTATAAGAAGTATAAGTTTATTGTAGAACCGTAATTACGAAAACGAATATGCATTTGTAGTAACAAGTCGACATTTTCAAATGCTTTTGTGCGTAACAGTTACGAAGGAAATGAATCACTATGATGAAATAATGACAGACATAATATCAAGCTTACCTTGTGAACCCAAAACTACTACTTTTCCCTGTATCATTTTCATCTTTCACGTACCGAAGGACAATGCATAATTGGAGAAACACGTTTCAATTTTACTTACTcactttttcaaaataatcttTCGATGCTTTCTTCggaaataatttgaaacacAATTCTCCCTTTGTTGGTAAATCTGACTTTCAATGACAATTTCTTAGATATTGAAATAATACTCGACAGATGGCGCTTGCAAGTGACTGTGAATGAAGTATGATGTTAGGAATTTTAATTGTAGTGATTCGCAGCACCATCAGATGGCAACATATGTAACATTTTGCAGCAGTTTTCAAGTTTTGTATTTATCGTTcgcaacaaatattttaattaatgctGATGTAACTTATAagtgaatttataaaaataaattaataagtcTGTTTGATTtatcttaatatttattatgtataaaattacaaataaatagcgattattataaacaaaaaaGTAAGAAGATTCTAACTGATTTATATTAGCAATACAAATTGAGTAGTAATGAAATATATGTACTGTATGacgatgtataatatattatagatAATTACCTATTTACAGGTTAACCCTTACATTTCCACACGAATTAACATTGGTTAATTGAATAAtggtaaaatttgtattaaaagttttctttttaCCAAATTGGTATAAGAATGTAGTTGAATTTAGTTGGCACCATTCAATTAGTAATTTTGATAACGAGGCGCTTTTTAGAAAAGAAAGACAATTTgagaatttatgaaaataaatatgaaattgaatcgataaatctttgatattttttaaaagaaataaacaaatttctatttgaaaagaaatgacataattattaaatgaaatagaatttacaataaaacataattattctttaataattttataatgatTATACGACTGTGGTTATAAACTCCTTCGGCAACGCCTATATACATATACTAAAACAATTTAGTACTATAATTAGAAAATAAAGCTATATAATTGTTTCATCATAATTGTTGTCGCAAATTTGCTAAATAATTGCCTACTCTTCAACTAGGATGATTCCCAATCTTATAAAGTTTGATGCATGTTACtgccatttaaaaaattataaaaatacatcaAACTGAAGGATCACGTAGTAAAATTAggtttaattattaaaatataattcaaaatatgtttaactcgaaaattcaaaattacacatgcctattcaatttaattttatgcTTATGGTGTGTATGCATGTGTGCGCTAGCAAGTattcatacatatatgtatacatacacaGTTTGCAcgattttgttttatttctactcTTTTAGTCATCGTTCTATAGAAAAAACTAAttaatcgtaataattattCAATGGTTTGATtcctattattttattttttatccttcgtgtaaaaaataaaattattttcatacgtATTCCagaagaaaattttaagtcggatatttacattaaaaatttcattttcagtattttttaagaagttatttttgtttaaaaacttAATGTTAAATTCTCATAGAAGGCAAAGGTAGTAATTtaatagtaaataaataatggTTATAGCTAAAAAGACTATATTtgtgaaatataaatagtatagtatttattctaataatatgtataatgtatgcatataacatttttaacaaaatatgtACATTTCTTGTACATTTATTGTGTGTGTACAAATTGTAAGTGTACAATATTATACATTTCTTGTCATTTCTAATGCATGTGCAATacctttaatattttaaaatttcataattaCTTTTGTCTTTGATGGTTTTATGATAATTTGTATATTCAATTGCAAAGTCTATAGCATTGATACAGAGATTGTTGTATTGTTTTAATGTAAAATCATACAGGGactcatttttattaatttatattgtattataaactGGTAACAGAATATGGTCTTTCGACACAGATACATTAGTCCTtgagtttttaattttatttttaatttgttttttattcTTGTGTTCTAGTTTTAAAAATAGGACTATGATATGTGACCTCATATTGTTTGTTGAGGTATACAATTGATTCTCCttacatttctttgtaaaactTGTTACAGAAGGAAACAATTGTTTCTGATCATGTTCCAACAATATTAATaaagataaatattaaatatagagATTTAATTATCAATATATAAAGATGTTTAGTTATCATTTATATGCCAATAGCTACTCCTATTAACTACATTAATCTTGAGAAGCAAACATTAAGGAACCcaagattttcaaaattttgaagaataaaaaattatgggAAAAAATAGTTAAACATGTTGGAATTTCAAGGTAGAAAGTAAATTTGAACACATTGATTAAATAGAAAGAGTATTTCGTTCGTGTTTTACTACAAGCTCGCATAAATACGTACACAAAGTATATAAGTTCGACGTCCGCTTAGCAGAAAGTACAAGCGTATGTttcataataaaaaaattaccatGTACAAAGTaatgtatacatataaatacGCGGGCGTATACACGCGTACAAAACATTAAATTATCCTAATCGAGATATACAGTTAAATACCAGTGGGTGATTATTAACGTAAATGTGCATGTGACTCAGTGGTGTAAGATTATTGAGTGTGTAAAAATAAAAGCTGTAAACGAGAGAGGTCCGTGACGGTTGTCGCCCAGGATTTGGGAGATATGTCGCGTTTTGATGGTGATGCACGATGCAGCCAGTTATTTCCGATAACTGTTACGAGGTGGTAGATATTGATTGCTACCGGCATCTCCGCCAAATCCTCCTCCCCTAcctataaaaaaaggaaaaaaaaattcttaaataatACAAATCTACAATTCCAATTTGCTGTAAGtagttctttatttatttaaagccTTAGACCAGTTTTGATTCATAATTAATTGGTAGGTTTGTTTGGTGCCAATGACGACATTTGTATTCCATATACTAATATGGAAAACATATGTAAAATGTATGTAGATATATTCCATGAATTATCATAGCAATATTAATATCTCTTTTTGTATAAGTGGATATATTTTGGATACATTTagcatatttttttcaaatttgcatACACCAAACATGCATAAAATACAACACAATTTGAAAGTTGTGAGTTTTCAAACAGCCAGAGTTCTACTTGATGACTAAATGTACAATATAGAAACTATGCAGATAAATACATTTAAACATAGGTCATTTGATATTGTGTCAGAATTAGTAAGATCTTATAACAACTTATTgaactttaataaattaatgtcaaaataaatatttggtatattatatataacattGATGACAGTATAAAGATTACTTCATATTATACATTTCCATAACTGTAGTGCTTATCAAGAATGCATATCagaataaacatttatttcaaGCAAAACAGAATGGACCAATTCAGGAGCAGAATATCAAATAAAATATGTGATTGAATAAACTACTTTTACTATTCAGTTTAAATAGTACATATCATGGTTTAATCTATATAATATGGCTTAATGAGTTACAGAAGAGAAAttagaattaataaattttcaacaaaaacaTTAGTGTAAAAATGTTGGGATAAAAATTAATGTTACCAAAACTAGTTGACAAATGTATCAAATACATGTACAtcttacaaaaatacaaaatattatttttatttttatttatgcttGACAATCAAGATGCAAAGCTCAGAACAATTAGTGCATCGTGTTTCTAGACAACTCTCACAAATGAACCAAATAGGATTACAAGAAAGTACCGTGCATCTTATAATATGATCTATGTACATCTTTATTGTATATAGTAAATTGTTAATTACTAAATAATTAATCTTAATAAATTGCAACTTGCATTCAAAGTACAAGATAAAAGTCAATTTAACAGGAGATCCACTATATATTTTGAGTAGTGCAAATGGTACTGTCTATGTAACGTTGTGTAAACACTTCATAATAGGAAAATTATACTTACCACCCTGATAGCCACCCCCGCCACTCTGATATCCTCCTGCTCCTCCTTGGAAACCTGGTGCACCGTATGCTCCTGCGCCTCCACGAGAAAATTGGGCCTGGCCCTCGTATTGAACATCAGCGGTGTACCCGTTCGCGTCGTCAGCCATATACTTCACAATCTGCGTCCTCGAGTCTGGCAACAGGACTCTGTATTCCCCTGTGACCACGTTACCGTCACTGCTTTCGTGTTGGGAATAGTCGTTGCCGCTTGGAGGATCGTACACTTCATATTGGAAGCTGTATGGTTGAGGCTGAAAACCCGAGATTCACGATACGAATGTaatgttttttgttttctccCCGAAAAAATACTATCCAAAGATACACAATTTTATGTGTGTACGTTATTCTCAAACAAACTTCTCCATACCGTTCCAAATGTACCGAAGTCTTCGTCAAGCAGCTTACGCAGTCAACCGATATACTTATGGTATTACGAACATGTTTTTCTGAGATCAATTTACAAGTTTAGTTTCGATAtctattattgtaaaataatgtttTCCTAAGTAGGGGATGGCTTTGCAATCGAAAGATGatgggaaaacaaatttttaacagaGATTAATATGGAGAACTTGAAGATTTATTTGTATTAATCAATCACTGGAGTTCATCAACTTtaggaatatatttttctaatatcATCTTCTAGTTTCGTTTGAATCTTTTCAAGAACACATTGCTTTGAACATGACATCTATCAATTTTGTGGCGATATTACTGTGTtatattattggaaaattttattataaatatttattcacaatcgTAGTAGTTAACTAggtgttacaatatttaaagcaattgaaaaatcaaacatatatgtatgtgtcaGTATCTTTGAAGAGGTTTTATGTATCGCTTATCTCATTTCTAGACATGATGCTAATATTGTATGTGCACTTGGTATTTTAATAGCAGTAATTTTATAATGTAGAGAGTTCTCAAAGTCCATATCTAAAAGCGTAGATAAATGCCCCCATTCTTAAAATTCAGTTTAAGGAAATCGGGTAAATGAAATTCAATCGATCAAAATCGATAAAAGTAATTCAATTTTGAATTAATTGAGTAAACCTGACCgaaattctttttctataaatttcaggtgcaaaagttcatttcttcttttcgtaGAGCGCATTTCAAAGAAGTTTGGAAACTACTTCTGTGGAACCCGAACTTATTGAACTTACCCTTCCACCGTCACGACCatagccgccgccgccgccgaaaCCGCCACCTCCTTGGTATCCCGCGTCTTGGTAtcccccaccaccgccgccaccgccgctacCAAATTGTCCAGGAGCGCCATAAGACGAGGAGGGACGTCCACCGAAACCACCACCGTCACCACCACCTCCCGGTGGCCCGTAAGAGCCGGATGGTCTCCCTCTGAAGCCACCCGTGCTTACGTCTCCTGAGAATCCCCCACCTGAACCGCCGAATCCACTTCCGCCTGGTCTGTTGTATTGGTAACCACTTCCACCAGCGCCGCCACCCGGCAGCAGTCCAGCGAGTGCATTACTGCCGAGACACGATAGGACCAACAGTACTTCTAACAACTGAAAGGAGATCAATGGAATCGTTATTATTGCCTTTCTTTGCGCTATGATAtgcattctttcttttttagtatagacaattttcaattttaaacgaaagtaGACAGTATACAGTTAAATTTAACCGAGTAGGGAACATCTGTTACGTTGAATGTAAAAGAATAGAAGATTTAGTAGGAGCACAGAGTGAGTGGGATGAATTATTAAATAGAATCGTAGAGTGAAATACTGAATGAGACCATAAAATAGGATAAGGTACTGAACAGAGGAATTGGCTGGagtattgtacaaaataataGAATGGTATGAAATACTAAAGAGGAACGTAGAATAAGATGAAATACTAAATAGAAGCGCGGGATAAGTATTAAATGGAATGATAGAATACGGCGGAGTATTGAATGGGTTGTAGTATTCTACATCCTTTTCGATAATTTATCTTGTTTTGTGGCACTATTCAATGATATATCTTATTCTATGGTTCTATTCAATAATCTATTCTATTCTACGTTTCTAGATAATCCTGTACACTGTATCTATTTATAAGATGGAATGTTCTTAATAACTGTTTAATATTTCAGATTGTAAGTGTAATGCACAAAAGGTTAACACAAGTTTCAATGGATACGTGGAATGCTGTGTTCCACATACGAAGGCTGTCTTCACATTTATGAGATGTAAGGAGTTAAAGACAGTGGTCGTGCACCACGCGTTAGAAGCATGCTCCTCATTTTGTTCATACGATGGACCGATTGCCCGATTTCGACACTGGACGTCGTTAGCGTTGGTAACGAAAAGAGTCGTAGGGAACGTTGATGCTAAGTCGAATAGAAAGCCTCAAGCATGCCAATGATTCACGGTCCGTAATTCGTGTATGTCGAAATTAATGTCTTATTACAGTCGTGCATGATTGCCCGAACGATTTCTAGTTGAGGCGCGTCTTCCTCTTCGAGGAGGATCTTTAAGAAGATGTAGCGAGAAATGTTCGTTCGAAGGTTTAAGACTGGTGCAAATCCAAGAAGATTTTGTTACTTGTTGACCCAACCAGCGAAACGAAGATCAACAAgaagaaaaatacgaagaaGAATTTGCTCTATGTCGTTCATCGACGGACCTCAGGAGGAAAGGCCCGTGTAGCTACAGTTTAACGAATCAAGTAGACGTACCCGAGTTGTTTGAACTTGGGTGTTTCGACTATTTATGAATAAGTAGCGTTAGTTTTGAATTTTGTACTTCTTACAGtagacattttttctttttaacagtGAAAGTTTGCAAATTTCTTCTATCTTCAAGCGGAAGTTCTATGAGATATAATTTGTCCTATCGATAAGTTCTACCTGCAGTCTAGTAAATACCTTGGAAGGTATTTTGGgcgcgataaaaattaattaaaatatggaaaattacgtactattttaaaaagaagataTCGTGAACACTGTAAATGATCTAGAATAGACAATTTTGATTTCAAGTTAAAAGAAACAGTATAAAGTAACGGAACCGAAGAAAGGCGATAATTCTTTCGAATTACCAATTGTTCTTATTTTCGGAGaagggaaaataaaaaattgtaacgcgTTATCAAGAGAAAATGTTCCAGGCCAGAAGGCAACCACTGTCGACGCGTTACCACAACGGTTAGTAGCAACCACAACCGGGAGGATAGCCTACCTGGTGGTAATTCATATTGCTGTTATGACCGAAGACGCGGAGCGAACTGAGAAGATGATCCACGGCAGAGTTTATATACCGTGCGGACCCTTTGTTACAGTTTATCCTTAGTGCTGCATATCCACGTATTAACCAGCGTATTAGAATGACCGTCTGTGGGTGTGGGAGGTGGAGAGAAGCGCATCTTCCCTTCACTCGGTGATGCATCATGGGAAGAGGTATCCCGTTGATGACTGAAAcaactttaaattttaattggaTCTACGCACGTGACTCTTCGAGCCCGGATTGGGGTATCCTCGAATGGAAAGAGCCCCGAGATCAGCCGGATGGGAGGTCTCTGCCACTCTTCTCCTTTTGTTTTGCAATTGTCTCGACCGAGGACCTCCTAAGCTTGGCGTGTCAATAATCGGTAGATGTTCTCGGTGCTCCAGCTTTCTTGAACTTTCGTCGTCTCTTTGCGGTTTTGTCAACGCAATCGTGGAATCCAAGTCCCACAGGAGCCAAGCGTGAAAATCAGTCAGATCGAAATTTTTTGATAATTAGGTgccgttgttgttattttacaaggtataatatatgtatattataaggAAACTGCTGACACATTGCCTTTTTTTTTAGGGTTATTGATAATGGTACGTAGCtccaaattaaaattacaattaatacaCGTATTATGATTTCGACGGAATATTATGATTTCGATTTGTTCTAAATACAGTCGAATTTAATTATAACGAGCACCAGGGAACCGAAAAAATTTCCTGGTAATTGCAATACTCAgtatcattttttaattaaatgagccttttatttttttatttaattttcaataacttACTAAAAAGATAGATTTAAAATgtgaaagaaattttgaaagaaaaaatacgatttCGATGAGTCTTTTCAAtgatgaatttaaaaatttatatttgctTTAACGGTCTTGCTTTGATATTtctcatattttcaaaaatttgttaagTGTATCATCCATGTATCGTGCTCGTTACAAAAATGAACAATTGTGTGGGAGTACGTGTAAATTAACAACATTATGACTTATTGCTCCTTAGAGTCGTGATTTTCGTGATTTTAACAcgcttttcatttttattttccgtCGTACATACTGCattaattggaaaaataatgataaataaacgtttcgtaaatatacatatataactaTACTTGTTATAATTAAGTTTTGACTATATACTGGagtcattcttttttttattgacACAAACATTTTGCCATATTGTCGGTATATTTTTCAGAATTGGTACGAGCTCTTTGTAAATACTGGAAAACTTAGGATCGGCAAggtgataaataaaattgaatagttTTCCGTAGACGTGGGTAAACTAGCGAAAGGTGTACTTGtgccaaaaattgttcgcttaTTGGTACGCGGTCGCGAATCGAACGTTTGGCCTCGGTCGAAGCCAGAGGAAGTATTAAACGATATTACACATATATTGAAAATTACACACGCCAGATCGCGGATTTATAAGCGAGGAAGTTGTTCGCCGTCGTTACGAAATTTGTTTTGAATTTCTGTGTCAACACGAACAAATTCCTGACGCTGAAGATTTCAATCTCGTCCGGTGCTCGGATGTGCTGAACCAATTACTAACTTGTAATACGAATGAAAGGTGGATGAAGAAATAGGCTCGCGAGTGATTGAACAAGTGGAGGCAGAAGATAAAGGACAAGCAGGAAAACTCATCCAACGCATCTACGCGTCGAACATTATTTGCAACTACCCCGCACAGTTATATAACGTACTCGAACTGTTTAATAAGATAAATTTTTTTCATCTATACATTATTTCTCCATAACTGTTCTCGTACGTACCTAATTCTCCGAAGTATTCACCCAGAAAATTGTCAACGCGGAGTTAATCGGATTTGCCTCCAAATGGATCGCGATAATTGCACGTTCACGGCTGATAATGATTTCTACGATTGTACAATATTGACATGCCCGGTAAAACGCGGAGAGCCTTTCAGCCACCAGGATTGATGCGACCGTGTATAAACTATGACAAAATACTTGACTCGCTTTTAAGTATATTAACCAATGTAACGCCTGATgtaatcgaatattttcttAATTACGCTGTGTGTTTCAGGTTCGTTCGACTTGTTTCAACCTAATGGCTCATTATAATCTACCGTCCTGTTTTCACGGCGATATCGATCCGATCGAGGTTCGCTTCTGTACACGGTGCACAATCCCGTACGATCCGGTGCATAGATAGGTACGATCCGATAATCTGAGTCACAATCGACGATGCACGCAATATGCAATTCATGGTAATATCTGTGATCCAGTTTTGTGAACTTTGGCCCGAGAGTTAGCCTCAGCCACTCTGGTGCcctgtgcgaaaaatgttaacatgcctttcatttttattttccgtAGTACGTACTACATTAATTGGAAGAATGATTAGAAATAAACGTTTCgtagatatacatatatctacACATTTGTATACATATAATAGATCACTCACAATGTTTTCAGTacgcaaacaattttaaaaacgtAAATTGGATATGagctatataaaaaaattaatttttcttgctTCGATATTAACCAAAGTTTGAATTAAACTGTTCAGATTTTGATTTTTGGTCATCAAATTCTCAATTAtagatttattaaatattttttcagatACTGAATCTTATTAAATCGATAAAAAAGGCAATTAAGATCACAGTGTATTCCAAATCTCATAGTAAAAACAAAATGGAGGCGTT
The Ptiloglossa arizonensis isolate GNS036 chromosome 12, iyPtiAriz1_principal, whole genome shotgun sequence DNA segment above includes these coding regions:
- the LOC143153151 gene encoding ras-related protein RabJ; this translates as MKMIQGKVVVLGSQDVGKTSMIIRYVGKVFNNSVNPTVGASFFTCKLNLINAKIILQVWDTAGQERFKSMAPMYYRNANAAMLVFDLTQYDTFVAIKGWVAELRRNVEETMVLAVIGNKSDLRKERQVDSEEGRLYATKIGASYHETSVLEDVGINNVFLNIGTSLLKLSSTKQETTSVKVYESDDSNCIDTEVYCTLPLEESHPNVSTAIGLYKRSYACC
- the LOC143153563 gene encoding LOW QUALITY PROTEIN: uncharacterized protein LOC143153563 (The sequence of the model RefSeq protein was modified relative to this genomic sequence to represent the inferred CDS: inserted 2 bases in 1 codon), which produces MRFSPPPTPTDGHSNTLXLIRGYAALRINCNKGSARYINSAVDHLLSSLRVFGHNSNMNYHQLLEVLLVLSCLGSNALAGLLPGGGAGGSGYQYNRPGGSGFGGSGGGFSGDVSTGGFRGRPSGSYGPPGGGGDGGGFGGRPSSSYGAPGQFGSGGGGGGGGYQDAGYQGGGGFGGGGGYGRDGGRPQPYSFQYEVYDPPSGNDYSQHESSDGNVVTGEYRVLLPDSRTQIVKYMADDANGYTADVQYEGQAQFSRGGAGAYGAPGFQGGAGGYQSGGGGYQGGRGGGFGGDAGSNQYLPPRNSYRK